One window of Candidatus Microthrix parvicella Bio17-1 genomic DNA carries:
- a CDS encoding ribonuclease D → MEQPDWEMIETQGGFDELLDEWKGVERYALDTEFHREGTYHPRVALVQVAWPGRLALIDPLAVNLAPLSEVLASGSCAVMHAARQDLEILHRECGLVPTELFDTQVAANFVGFSNPSLGTLSERLTGKKVPKGDRLTDWMRRPLKPTQLSYAAADVRDLLDIADRLIEQLDRRDRTTWAADAIEEERTDSWTTRDPAVAWTRIKEVRHLRGQALATAQALAMWREEAAASDDVPTRNLLSDLGLVGLAQTRPDTVKTARAVRGVDGRNLRHGRAEDALAVIAASEGAEPADAESLRSPEVPGDLRSAIGLVTTWVKQLAKDLDLDPSTVATRHDVEMLLAPGPDGRLGSGWRAELVGDPIRDLVAGQSALAFQRGSGLVLEPRSTSA, encoded by the coding sequence GACTGGGAGATGATCGAGACCCAGGGCGGCTTCGATGAGCTCCTCGACGAATGGAAGGGTGTCGAGCGGTATGCGCTCGACACCGAGTTTCATCGCGAGGGCACCTACCACCCCAGGGTTGCGCTGGTGCAGGTGGCGTGGCCCGGCCGCCTGGCGTTGATCGACCCGCTGGCGGTCAACCTGGCCCCGCTGTCGGAAGTGTTGGCGAGCGGCAGCTGTGCGGTGATGCACGCCGCCCGCCAGGACCTCGAAATCCTGCACCGAGAATGCGGCCTGGTCCCGACCGAACTCTTCGATACCCAGGTCGCCGCCAACTTCGTCGGCTTTTCCAACCCATCGCTCGGCACACTGTCTGAGCGATTGACCGGCAAGAAGGTGCCCAAGGGCGACCGACTCACCGACTGGATGCGGCGTCCTCTGAAGCCGACGCAACTGAGTTACGCCGCCGCCGATGTGCGCGACCTGCTCGACATTGCCGACCGGTTGATCGAGCAGTTGGATCGGCGGGACCGAACGACGTGGGCGGCGGACGCCATCGAGGAGGAACGAACCGACTCCTGGACCACTCGGGATCCGGCGGTGGCCTGGACCCGCATCAAAGAGGTGCGGCACCTTCGGGGCCAGGCGTTGGCGACCGCGCAGGCGTTGGCCATGTGGCGGGAGGAGGCGGCCGCCTCCGACGACGTGCCCACGCGCAACCTGTTGAGCGACCTGGGCCTGGTCGGCCTGGCCCAGACCCGGCCGGACACCGTCAAGACGGCTCGCGCGGTGCGCGGCGTGGACGGCCGAAACCTGCGTCACGGCCGAGCCGAGGATGCACTGGCGGTCATCGCCGCTTCCGAGGGTGCCGAACCGGCCGACGCTGAATCCTTGAGATCGCCGGAGGTGCCCGGTGATCTGCGTTCGGCGATCGGCCTGGTGACCACGTGGGTCAAGCAGTTGGCGAAGGATCTCGACCTCGATCCTTCCACCGTGGCCACCCGTCACGATGTTGAGATGTTGCTGGCCCCTGGCCCGGATGGCCGGTTGGGGAGCGGTTGGAGGGCCGAGTTGGTGGGCGATCCCATCCGGGATCTGGTGGCCGGCCAGTCGGCGCTGGCCTTTCAGCGCGGGAGCGGCCTGGTGTTGGAGCCTCGGTCGACCAGCGCGTAG